From Passer domesticus isolate bPasDom1 chromosome 5, bPasDom1.hap1, whole genome shotgun sequence, the proteins below share one genomic window:
- the THAP5 gene encoding THAP domain-containing protein 5 isoform X1: MPRYCAATRCKNRGGQSAKDQRKLSFYPFPLHDKERLEKWLRNMKRDSWTPSKHQLLCSDHFTPDSLDVRWGIRYLKNTAVPTIFSSSDDEEKDSSQNSSQQVQKKDQEETNVVSEKVSVPLELCTPKNSVIARNVEEKAEVVYSTALSEPLQIQNLQFPYEGGFQADSAVLASSSKQYMHQPNPILMTAAVQSVEATSVHTSVEDSGGCTATVLQFTDPEYLNSSLKLNSALGSVTDYAVENSVPHMVCSGEAQTSEDAVLLSTLTQTIEQFSGSEESVIAIIMPAESPEEPERVNTSFLPVKEEFLDIEETEVIEHDGNEILQTEHSYCRQDIDRDHLWQKISKLHSKVTLLEMQEVKTLGRLRSLEALIRQLKQENVLSEEKLKLVENYFTTLEVTMIQ, encoded by the exons ATTTCCACTTCATGATAAAGAGAGACTTGAGAAATGGTTGCGGAACATGAAGCGAGATTCATGGACTCCAAGTAAGCACCAGCTCCTCTGCAGTGACCACTTTACCCCCGATTCCCTGGATGTGCGGTGGGGGATACGGTACTTGAAAAACACTGCTGTGCCAActattttctcttcctcagATGACGAG gAAAAAGATTCTTCTCAGAACAGTTCGCAGCAGGTACAGAAAAAAGACCAGGAAGAAACAAATGTTGTGTCAGAGAAAGTATCTGTACCACTTGAACTTTGTACACCAAAGAATTCTGTAATTGCACGAAATGTAGAGGAAAAAGCAGAAGTGGTTTACTCAACTGCACTGAGTGAACCTTTGCAAATTCAAAACCTGCAGTTTCCATATGAAGGTGGCTTCCAGGCAGACAGTGCCGTTCTTGCTAGTTCATCTAAGCAGTACATGCATCAGCCTAATCCTATTCTAATGACAGCAGCAGTCCAGAGCGTGGAGGCTACCAGTGTTCATACTTCTGTAGAGGATTCAGGAGGTTGTACAGCTACAGTCCTGCAATTTACAGACCCTGAGTACTTGAATTCATCTCTGAAACTGAACAGTGCTTTAGGGTCGGTTACTGACTATGCAGTTGAAAATTCTGTCCCTCACATGGTCTGTTCTGGTGAAGCGCAGACAAGTGAAGATGCGGTTTTACTGAGTACACTCACACAAACTATTGAACAGTTCAGTGGAAGTGAAGAGTCTGTAATTGCTATTATAATGCCAGCTGAGAGTCCAGAAGAGCCTGAAAGAGTAAATACTTCTTTCCTGCCTGTTAAGGAAGAGTTTCTTGACATAGAGGAGACAGAAGTGATTGAACATGACGGAAACGAAATACTGCAGACTGAGCATTCATACTGCAGACAAGACATAGACAGAGATCACCTTTGGCAAAAAATTTCAAAACTCCACTCTAAGGTAACTTTACTTGAAATGCAAGAGGTAAAAACTTTGGGAAGACTCAGGTCCTTGGAAGCTCTTATTAGACAATTGAAGCAAGAAAACGTGCTTTCTGAAGAAAAGCTCAAGTTGGTAGAAAACTACTTTACGACACTTGAAGTGACTATGATACAGTAA
- the THAP5 gene encoding THAP domain-containing protein 5 isoform X2 translates to MKRDSWTPSKHQLLCSDHFTPDSLDVRWGIRYLKNTAVPTIFSSSDDEEKDSSQNSSQQVQKKDQEETNVVSEKVSVPLELCTPKNSVIARNVEEKAEVVYSTALSEPLQIQNLQFPYEGGFQADSAVLASSSKQYMHQPNPILMTAAVQSVEATSVHTSVEDSGGCTATVLQFTDPEYLNSSLKLNSALGSVTDYAVENSVPHMVCSGEAQTSEDAVLLSTLTQTIEQFSGSEESVIAIIMPAESPEEPERVNTSFLPVKEEFLDIEETEVIEHDGNEILQTEHSYCRQDIDRDHLWQKISKLHSKVTLLEMQEVKTLGRLRSLEALIRQLKQENVLSEEKLKLVENYFTTLEVTMIQ, encoded by the exons ATGAAGCGAGATTCATGGACTCCAAGTAAGCACCAGCTCCTCTGCAGTGACCACTTTACCCCCGATTCCCTGGATGTGCGGTGGGGGATACGGTACTTGAAAAACACTGCTGTGCCAActattttctcttcctcagATGACGAG gAAAAAGATTCTTCTCAGAACAGTTCGCAGCAGGTACAGAAAAAAGACCAGGAAGAAACAAATGTTGTGTCAGAGAAAGTATCTGTACCACTTGAACTTTGTACACCAAAGAATTCTGTAATTGCACGAAATGTAGAGGAAAAAGCAGAAGTGGTTTACTCAACTGCACTGAGTGAACCTTTGCAAATTCAAAACCTGCAGTTTCCATATGAAGGTGGCTTCCAGGCAGACAGTGCCGTTCTTGCTAGTTCATCTAAGCAGTACATGCATCAGCCTAATCCTATTCTAATGACAGCAGCAGTCCAGAGCGTGGAGGCTACCAGTGTTCATACTTCTGTAGAGGATTCAGGAGGTTGTACAGCTACAGTCCTGCAATTTACAGACCCTGAGTACTTGAATTCATCTCTGAAACTGAACAGTGCTTTAGGGTCGGTTACTGACTATGCAGTTGAAAATTCTGTCCCTCACATGGTCTGTTCTGGTGAAGCGCAGACAAGTGAAGATGCGGTTTTACTGAGTACACTCACACAAACTATTGAACAGTTCAGTGGAAGTGAAGAGTCTGTAATTGCTATTATAATGCCAGCTGAGAGTCCAGAAGAGCCTGAAAGAGTAAATACTTCTTTCCTGCCTGTTAAGGAAGAGTTTCTTGACATAGAGGAGACAGAAGTGATTGAACATGACGGAAACGAAATACTGCAGACTGAGCATTCATACTGCAGACAAGACATAGACAGAGATCACCTTTGGCAAAAAATTTCAAAACTCCACTCTAAGGTAACTTTACTTGAAATGCAAGAGGTAAAAACTTTGGGAAGACTCAGGTCCTTGGAAGCTCTTATTAGACAATTGAAGCAAGAAAACGTGCTTTCTGAAGAAAAGCTCAAGTTGGTAGAAAACTACTTTACGACACTTGAAGTGACTATGATACAGTAA